The following proteins are co-located in the Candidatus Planktophila lacus genome:
- a CDS encoding multifunctional oxoglutarate decarboxylase/oxoglutarate dehydrogenase thiamine pyrophosphate-binding subunit/dihydrolipoyllysine-residue succinyltransferase subunit — MSADFGANDWLVEEMYERYQADPTSVEPSWIEFFKTYNPGAAATTSAPKVGTPPVPPIPKATQQVLTPAPSTLAAPVTSTPVSAPAPVAAAPVVSTPAPVVAPIVSTPAPAQAPVKPVPVLITPSAATMEPLRGVAGRVVASMEASLTVPTATSVRAIPAKLMIDNRTVITNHLKRTRGGKVSFTHIIAYAMIKALRAMPEMNAFYGEVDGKPALGKPEHINLGIAIDLAKPDGTRQLLVPSIKGCEELDFGQFWVAYEEIVKKARAGALTVEDYAGTTVSLTNPGTIGTVHSVPRLVQGQGLIVGVGAMDYPAEFQGASEETLARMAISKVITLTSTYDHRVIQGAQSGDFLRRIHEILLGAENFYDEIFAALRIPYEPIRWASDFEFSKDEEINKTARVQQLIQAYRTYGHLMADTDPLKYVQRSHPDLDVVTHGLTLWDLDREFATGGFGGEKFMKLRKILGILRDSYCRSVAVEYMYISNPEERKWIQQHVEIGFTKPDREEQIRILRKLNSAEAFETFLQTKFVGQKRFSLEGGESVIPILDAVISSAAEKNLDEVCIGMPHRGRLNVLANIAGKSYGQIFQEFQGHYKENEVHGSGDVKYHLGTEGVFTAESGAQTKIYLAANPSHLEAVNPVLEGIVRAKQDKLNVKDLYSVLPILLHGDASFAGQGINFETLQLSQLKGYRTGGTIHIVVNNQVGFTTSPHASRTSRYSTDVAKAIEAPVFHVNGDDPEACVRVARLAFEYRQKFNKDVVIDMVCYRRRGHNEGDEPSFTQPMMYKLIDAKRSTRTLYTESLIGRGDITPEEAEQLARDYQTQLEEVYASVANYEEEHDPNFQPPIVPNAEDVPTFISEQLVREIAATQLAIPEGFHIHPKMLPQLQKRAESINDGTIDWSTGEMLAFGSLLKEGRPVRLAGQDSRRGTFSNRHAVVVDKENGSDWFPLRSLIADESQFFVVDSLLSEYAAMGFEYGYSVARPEALVLWEGQFGDFANGAQTVIDEFISSALQKWGERSSVVLLLPHGYEGQGPDHSSARIERFLSLAAEKNMTIAQPSTPASYFHLLRFHAANPKRRPMVVFTPKSMLRLRAAASSISDFTSGTFLPVIGDATVNNASRLIYCSGKIYHDLVAERTKLNDSSTAIVRVERLYPLPVAQMEVEAKKHPNANLLWVQDEPANQGPWPHVALSTTEVIGGTAVDGRILRRISRRASASPATGNHHLHEEEAKALMYEAFTR, encoded by the coding sequence GTGTCGGCAGATTTCGGAGCCAATGATTGGCTCGTCGAAGAGATGTACGAGCGTTACCAAGCCGATCCAACTTCCGTCGAACCTTCATGGATTGAATTCTTTAAGACTTATAACCCAGGTGCAGCTGCAACAACAAGCGCGCCAAAAGTTGGAACTCCACCAGTTCCACCAATTCCAAAAGCGACACAACAAGTTTTAACACCTGCGCCATCAACCTTGGCAGCACCTGTTACATCTACTCCAGTTTCTGCGCCAGCACCTGTTGCTGCCGCACCTGTCGTTTCAACACCAGCGCCAGTTGTTGCACCAATAGTTTCAACTCCAGCTCCGGCACAAGCGCCAGTTAAACCTGTACCGGTTTTGATTACACCGAGTGCGGCAACGATGGAACCACTTCGTGGGGTTGCCGGTCGCGTTGTTGCATCGATGGAAGCATCGCTGACAGTTCCGACTGCAACAAGTGTGCGCGCAATTCCTGCCAAGTTGATGATTGATAACCGCACCGTTATTACAAATCATTTAAAGCGCACACGTGGTGGAAAAGTTTCATTCACTCACATCATCGCTTATGCCATGATCAAGGCGCTTCGTGCGATGCCAGAGATGAACGCTTTCTATGGCGAGGTAGATGGCAAGCCTGCACTTGGAAAGCCAGAACATATCAACCTTGGTATTGCGATCGACTTGGCAAAGCCCGATGGAACCCGGCAACTACTTGTTCCATCAATTAAGGGTTGCGAAGAGTTAGATTTCGGTCAGTTCTGGGTTGCATACGAAGAGATCGTTAAGAAGGCCCGCGCTGGGGCACTTACCGTTGAAGATTACGCAGGAACAACTGTCTCGCTAACAAACCCAGGCACAATCGGCACAGTTCACTCAGTGCCACGTTTGGTGCAAGGACAAGGCCTAATCGTTGGCGTTGGCGCGATGGATTATCCAGCCGAATTCCAAGGTGCAAGTGAAGAGACCTTGGCCCGCATGGCGATCAGCAAGGTAATAACTCTGACAAGTACTTACGACCACCGCGTTATTCAAGGCGCGCAATCTGGTGATTTCCTTCGCCGCATTCATGAAATCTTGCTCGGTGCCGAAAACTTCTACGATGAAATCTTTGCAGCACTTCGTATTCCATACGAGCCAATTCGTTGGGCATCTGACTTTGAATTCTCTAAAGATGAAGAGATCAACAAAACTGCGCGCGTTCAGCAGTTAATTCAGGCTTACCGCACCTACGGCCACTTGATGGCAGATACCGATCCGCTCAAATATGTACAGCGCTCACACCCAGATCTTGATGTCGTAACTCACGGACTTACTTTGTGGGATCTCGATCGCGAATTTGCAACTGGTGGTTTTGGTGGCGAGAAGTTTATGAAGCTGCGCAAGATCCTCGGAATTCTGCGCGATTCATATTGCCGCTCTGTTGCAGTTGAATATATGTATATTTCAAATCCAGAAGAGCGTAAGTGGATTCAGCAACACGTTGAAATCGGCTTTACCAAGCCAGATCGCGAAGAACAGATCCGCATCTTGCGCAAACTAAATAGCGCAGAAGCATTTGAAACTTTCTTGCAGACTAAATTCGTTGGACAGAAGCGCTTCTCACTCGAAGGCGGCGAATCTGTAATTCCAATTCTTGATGCAGTTATCTCATCTGCTGCCGAAAAGAATTTAGATGAAGTCTGTATCGGTATGCCACACCGCGGTCGCCTAAATGTTCTGGCAAATATCGCTGGCAAGTCATACGGACAAATTTTCCAAGAGTTCCAAGGACATTACAAAGAGAATGAAGTACACGGTTCGGGCGATGTTAAGTACCACTTAGGTACTGAAGGAGTCTTCACCGCAGAATCTGGTGCACAGACCAAGATTTATCTCGCTGCCAACCCTTCACACCTTGAAGCGGTAAACCCAGTACTAGAAGGCATTGTTCGCGCCAAGCAAGATAAGTTAAATGTTAAGGATCTGTACTCAGTTCTGCCTATCTTGCTCCATGGAGATGCTTCATTTGCGGGACAAGGTATTAACTTTGAAACTCTGCAGTTATCTCAACTAAAGGGCTACCGCACCGGTGGAACTATCCATATCGTTGTAAATAACCAAGTTGGCTTCACAACTTCACCTCATGCATCACGTACATCTCGTTACTCAACAGATGTTGCCAAAGCTATCGAGGCGCCGGTCTTCCATGTAAATGGCGATGACCCAGAAGCATGTGTTCGCGTAGCTCGCTTAGCCTTCGAATACCGCCAAAAATTTAATAAAGATGTTGTCATTGACATGGTTTGCTACCGTCGTCGTGGCCACAATGAAGGCGATGAGCCAAGCTTCACACAACCAATGATGTACAAATTAATTGATGCCAAGCGCTCAACTCGTACCTTGTATACCGAATCACTTATCGGTCGCGGAGATATCACTCCGGAAGAAGCCGAGCAGTTAGCGCGCGACTACCAGACACAACTTGAAGAAGTTTATGCATCCGTTGCTAATTATGAAGAAGAGCACGATCCAAACTTCCAGCCTCCAATTGTTCCAAATGCTGAAGATGTCCCAACATTTATCTCAGAACAATTGGTTCGCGAAATTGCAGCGACACAACTTGCGATCCCAGAAGGTTTCCACATCCATCCTAAGATGCTTCCACAGCTGCAAAAGCGTGCGGAATCAATCAACGATGGCACCATCGACTGGTCAACTGGTGAAATGCTCGCCTTCGGTTCACTTCTCAAAGAAGGTCGCCCAGTTCGTTTAGCGGGACAAGATTCACGTCGCGGAACATTTAGCAATCGCCATGCAGTTGTTGTCGATAAAGAGAATGGTTCTGACTGGTTCCCGCTTCGTTCGCTAATTGCCGATGAAAGTCAGTTCTTTGTAGTCGATTCGCTCTTATCTGAATATGCTGCGATGGGCTTTGAATATGGCTATTCGGTAGCTCGCCCAGAAGCGCTTGTGCTTTGGGAAGGTCAGTTCGGTGACTTCGCCAACGGTGCGCAAACAGTTATCGACGAATTCATCTCATCGGCACTTCAAAAGTGGGGCGAGCGTTCATCAGTTGTCTTGCTTCTGCCACATGGTTATGAAGGACAAGGCCCAGATCACTCATCTGCGCGCATTGAACGCTTCTTATCACTTGCTGCAGAGAAGAATATGACGATTGCACAACCTTCCACACCGGCCTCTTACTTCCACTTGTTGCGCTTCCATGCAGCAAATCCAAAGCGCCGTCCGATGGTTGTCTTCACACCGAAGTCGATGCTCCGTCTGCGCGCAGCTGCTTCATCGATCAGTGATTTCACATCTGGAACATTTTTGCCAGTAATTGGTGATGCCACAGTTAACAACGCATCACGTTTGATCTACTGCTCAGGAAAGATTTATCACGACCTTGTTGCAGAGCGAACCAAGTTAAATGACAGCAGTACTGCAATTGTTCGCGTTGAGCGTTTATATCCACTTCCTGTTGCACAGATGGAAGTTGAAGCGAAGAAGCATCCAAATGCAAACTTGCTCTGGGTACAAGATGAACCTGCTAACCAAGGTCCATGGCCACACGTTGCACTCAGCACCACTGAAGTAATCGGTGGAACTGCAGTTGACGGTCGCATACTTCGCAGAATTTCTCGTCGCGCATCAGCATCTCCTGCAACTGGTAACCACCATTTGCACGAGGAAGAAGCTAAAGCGTTGATGTATGAAGCGTTTACGCGTTAA
- a CDS encoding SDR family NAD(P)-dependent oxidoreductase: MNSGSPMRPMAIVSGGSRGLGFETARGLAASGYDLALIAKDPARLNSAREQLLSEFSTSQPGLNITTHVADLENQEITRKVAEEITASLPTPQVMVLAHGVMSEKMSKTLRTTDAEWNRVMAINLDSVFTLVNVIAPAMADARNGRLVIYSACLGRMSGPGNAGGLAPYRISKAGVNALVRNLAHETGLGARGFYVDAICPNHSRTDMGGPDAPRSAEEGAETAIWLATADISERGTDQVTGLLWEDRKIVPF, from the coding sequence ATGAACTCAGGATCTCCGATGCGACCAATGGCCATTGTCAGCGGTGGAAGCCGTGGGCTGGGCTTTGAAACTGCGCGGGGGTTGGCGGCAAGCGGCTATGACTTAGCGCTGATCGCGAAAGATCCGGCAAGGTTGAATTCAGCGAGAGAACAACTCCTTTCAGAATTTTCCACTTCGCAACCTGGTTTAAACATTACAACGCATGTGGCAGATTTAGAAAACCAAGAAATTACCCGCAAAGTCGCTGAAGAGATAACTGCTTCACTTCCAACGCCACAAGTAATGGTTTTGGCACATGGCGTGATGAGCGAGAAGATGTCGAAGACTCTGCGCACAACCGATGCCGAATGGAATCGCGTAATGGCGATTAACTTAGATTCTGTTTTTACATTAGTAAATGTGATTGCACCTGCGATGGCCGATGCACGCAATGGAAGGCTAGTTATCTACTCAGCATGTTTAGGAAGAATGTCGGGACCAGGAAATGCTGGGGGACTTGCACCGTATCGAATTAGTAAAGCTGGCGTTAACGCACTTGTTAGAAACCTGGCACATGAAACCGGACTTGGCGCTCGCGGATTTTATGTTGATGCGATCTGTCCAAATCATTCGCGCACAGATATGGGCGGGCCCGATGCACCACGTAGCGCCGAAGAAGGTGCCGAGACAGCAATCTGGCTTGCAACTGCAGATATTTCAGAACGTGGAACCGATCAAGTAACGGGACTGCTTTGGGAAGATAGAAAGATCGTACCTTTTTAA